Proteins from one Corvus cornix cornix isolate S_Up_H32 chromosome 19, ASM73873v5, whole genome shotgun sequence genomic window:
- the HSPB1 gene encoding heat shock protein beta-1: MAERRVPFTFLRSPSWDPFRDWYHGSRLFDQSFGMPHIPEDWYKWPSGSAWPGYFRLLPRESALMPVPGSPFSQALTRQLSSGVSEIRQTADSWKVTLDVNHFAPEELVVKTKDNIVEITGKHEEKQDEHGFISRCFTRKYTLPPGVEATAVRSSLSPDGMLTVEAPLPKPAIQSAEITIPVTVESQAKEPAKK, from the exons ATGGCCGAGCGCCGCGTCCCCTTCACCTTCCTGCGCAGCCCCAGCTGGGACCCCTTCCGCGACTGGTACCATGGCAGCCGCCTCTTCGACCAGTCCTTTGGGATGCCCCACATCCCCGAGGATTGGTACAAGTGGCCCAGCGGCAGCGCCTGGCCGGGATATTTCCGCCTGCTGCCCCGGGAGAGCGCCCTGATGCCGGTGCCCGGCTCGCCCTTCAGCCAGGCGCTGACCCGCCAGCTCAGCAGCGGCGTCTCCGAGATCCGCCAGACCGCCGACAGCTGGAAGGTCACCTTGGATGTCAACCACTTCGCACCTGAGGAGCTGGTGGTCAAGACCAAGGATAACATCGTGGAGATAACCg gCAAACACGAGGAGAAGCAGGATGAACACGGCTTCATCTCCCGGTGCTTCACCCGAAAATACAC ccttcCCCCTGGTGTGGAAGCCACGGCCGTGCGGTCCTCGCTGTCTCCCGATGGAATGCTGACGGTGGAGGCCCCCCTGCCCAAACCTGCCATCCAGTCTGCCGAAATCACCATCCCTGTCACCGTGGAGAGCCAAGCCAAGGAGCCAGCCAAGAAGTAG